One part of the Equus asinus isolate D_3611 breed Donkey chromosome 6, EquAss-T2T_v2, whole genome shotgun sequence genome encodes these proteins:
- the EGR4 gene encoding early growth response protein 4 isoform X1 produces MLHLSEFSSPDALLVKSTEGCCSEPSAELPRLPARDAPAAAGYPGAGDFLSWALSSCGAGGDLTDSCFLEGPAPTPPPGLSYSGSFFIQAVPEHPHDPEALFNLMSGILGLAPFPGPEAAASRSPLDASFPTGPDALLPGPPDLYSPDLGAAAFPEAFWEASPSAGAPSQCLYEPQLSPPDVKPGLRAPPASPALDTASAFKGPYAPWELLSAGAPGSCGSQGGFQAAPEARFPTMGAKIEDLLSISCPAELPAGPANRLYPTGAYDTFPLAPGDLGEGAEGLPALLTPPSGEGGSSGDGGEFLASTQPQLSPLGLRSAAADFPKPLVADIPGSSGVPEPPGPPPPAPFPPAKARRKGRRGGKCSARCFCPRPHAKAFACPVESCVRSFARSDELNRHLRIHTGHKPFQCRICLRNFSRSDHLTTHVRTHTGEKPFACDVCGRRFARSDEKKRHSKVHLKQKARAEERLKGLGFYSLGLSFAAL; encoded by the exons ATGCTCCACCTTAGCGAGTTTTCCAGCCCCGACGCGCTCCTGGTCAAGTCCACCGAGGGGTGTTGCTCCGAACCCAGCGCTGAACTGCCCCGGCTTCCCGCCAGGGACGCGCCCGCGGCCGCCGGCTACCCCGGAG CAGGCGACTTCTTGAGCTGGGCTTTGAGCAGCTGCGGCGCCGGGGGGGACTTAACCGACTCCTGCTTCCTGGAGGGGCCTGCGCCCACGCCCCCTCCCGGCCTCAGCTACAGCGGTAGCTTCTTCATCCAGGCAGTACCCGAACACCCGCACGACCCAGAGGCACTCTTCAACCTCATGTCGGGCATCCTAGGCCTGGCGCCTTTCCCGGGTCCTGAGGCGGCAGCATCCCGGTCTCCGTTGGACGCCTCATTTCCCACAGGCCCCGACGCCTTGCTGCCGGGTCCGCCAGACCTTTACTCCCCGGATCTGGGCGCTGCCGCCTTCCCAGAGGCGTTCTGGGAGGCCTCGCCGTCGGCAGGTGCCCCCTCACAGTGCCTCTATGAGCCTCAACTCTCCCCACCCGACGTCAAGCCAGGCCTCCGGGCTCCTCCGGCCTCTCCAGCGCTGGACACTGCCTCGGCCTTCAAAGGCCCCTACGCTCCCTGGGAGCTGCTCTCAGCTGGGGCCCCAGGGAGTTGTGGGTCACAGGGAGGCTTCCAGGCCGCCCCCGAGGCCCGTTTCCCCACGATGGGGGCCAAGATTGAAGACCTGCTGTCCATCAGCTGCCCCGCCGAGCTGCCGGCCGGCCCAGCCAACAGACTCTACCCCACGGGGGCCTACGACACTTTCCCGCTGGCCCCGGGTGACTTAGGAGAGGGGGCCGAGGGCCTCCCGGCGCTCCTGACCCCTcctagtggggagggagggagcagcggCGACGGCGGAGAGTTTCTGGCCAGTACGCAACCTCAGCTTTCCCCGTTGGGCCTCCGCAGCGCCGCAGCGGACTTCCCGAAACCTCTGGTGGCGGACATCCCCGGGAGCAGTGGCGTGCCTGAACCtccggggccgccgccgccggccccgtTCCCCCCAGCCAAGGCGCGGCGCAAGGGGCGCCGGGGCGGCAAGTGCAGCGCACGTTGCTTCTGCCCGCGGCCGCACGCCAAGGCCTTTGCTTGCCCGGTGGAAAGCTGTGTGCGCAGCTTTGCGCGCTCCGACGAGCTCAACCGCCACCTGCGCATCCACACAGGCCACAAGCCCTTTCAGTGCCGCATCTGCCTCCGCAACTTCAGCCGCAGCGACCACCTTACCACACACGTGCGCACTCACACCGGCGAGAAGCCCTTTGCCTGCGACGTGTGCGGCCGCCGCTTCGCGCGCAGCGATGAGAAAAAACGGCACAGCAAGGTGCACCTCAAGCAGAAGGCGCGCGCCGAGGAGCGGCTCAAGGGCCTTGGCTTTTACTCGTTGGGCCTCTCCTTCGCCGCCCTGTGA
- the EGR4 gene encoding early growth response protein 4 isoform X2, translated as MLHLSEFSSPDALLVKSTEGCCSEPSAELPRLPARDAPAAAGYPGGDFLSWALSSCGAGGDLTDSCFLEGPAPTPPPGLSYSGSFFIQAVPEHPHDPEALFNLMSGILGLAPFPGPEAAASRSPLDASFPTGPDALLPGPPDLYSPDLGAAAFPEAFWEASPSAGAPSQCLYEPQLSPPDVKPGLRAPPASPALDTASAFKGPYAPWELLSAGAPGSCGSQGGFQAAPEARFPTMGAKIEDLLSISCPAELPAGPANRLYPTGAYDTFPLAPGDLGEGAEGLPALLTPPSGEGGSSGDGGEFLASTQPQLSPLGLRSAAADFPKPLVADIPGSSGVPEPPGPPPPAPFPPAKARRKGRRGGKCSARCFCPRPHAKAFACPVESCVRSFARSDELNRHLRIHTGHKPFQCRICLRNFSRSDHLTTHVRTHTGEKPFACDVCGRRFARSDEKKRHSKVHLKQKARAEERLKGLGFYSLGLSFAAL; from the exons ATGCTCCACCTTAGCGAGTTTTCCAGCCCCGACGCGCTCCTGGTCAAGTCCACCGAGGGGTGTTGCTCCGAACCCAGCGCTGAACTGCCCCGGCTTCCCGCCAGGGACGCGCCCGCGGCCGCCGGCTACCCCGGAG GCGACTTCTTGAGCTGGGCTTTGAGCAGCTGCGGCGCCGGGGGGGACTTAACCGACTCCTGCTTCCTGGAGGGGCCTGCGCCCACGCCCCCTCCCGGCCTCAGCTACAGCGGTAGCTTCTTCATCCAGGCAGTACCCGAACACCCGCACGACCCAGAGGCACTCTTCAACCTCATGTCGGGCATCCTAGGCCTGGCGCCTTTCCCGGGTCCTGAGGCGGCAGCATCCCGGTCTCCGTTGGACGCCTCATTTCCCACAGGCCCCGACGCCTTGCTGCCGGGTCCGCCAGACCTTTACTCCCCGGATCTGGGCGCTGCCGCCTTCCCAGAGGCGTTCTGGGAGGCCTCGCCGTCGGCAGGTGCCCCCTCACAGTGCCTCTATGAGCCTCAACTCTCCCCACCCGACGTCAAGCCAGGCCTCCGGGCTCCTCCGGCCTCTCCAGCGCTGGACACTGCCTCGGCCTTCAAAGGCCCCTACGCTCCCTGGGAGCTGCTCTCAGCTGGGGCCCCAGGGAGTTGTGGGTCACAGGGAGGCTTCCAGGCCGCCCCCGAGGCCCGTTTCCCCACGATGGGGGCCAAGATTGAAGACCTGCTGTCCATCAGCTGCCCCGCCGAGCTGCCGGCCGGCCCAGCCAACAGACTCTACCCCACGGGGGCCTACGACACTTTCCCGCTGGCCCCGGGTGACTTAGGAGAGGGGGCCGAGGGCCTCCCGGCGCTCCTGACCCCTcctagtggggagggagggagcagcggCGACGGCGGAGAGTTTCTGGCCAGTACGCAACCTCAGCTTTCCCCGTTGGGCCTCCGCAGCGCCGCAGCGGACTTCCCGAAACCTCTGGTGGCGGACATCCCCGGGAGCAGTGGCGTGCCTGAACCtccggggccgccgccgccggccccgtTCCCCCCAGCCAAGGCGCGGCGCAAGGGGCGCCGGGGCGGCAAGTGCAGCGCACGTTGCTTCTGCCCGCGGCCGCACGCCAAGGCCTTTGCTTGCCCGGTGGAAAGCTGTGTGCGCAGCTTTGCGCGCTCCGACGAGCTCAACCGCCACCTGCGCATCCACACAGGCCACAAGCCCTTTCAGTGCCGCATCTGCCTCCGCAACTTCAGCCGCAGCGACCACCTTACCACACACGTGCGCACTCACACCGGCGAGAAGCCCTTTGCCTGCGACGTGTGCGGCCGCCGCTTCGCGCGCAGCGATGAGAAAAAACGGCACAGCAAGGTGCACCTCAAGCAGAAGGCGCGCGCCGAGGAGCGGCTCAAGGGCCTTGGCTTTTACTCGTTGGGCCTCTCCTTCGCCGCCCTGTGA